From a single Candoia aspera isolate rCanAsp1 chromosome 2, rCanAsp1.hap2, whole genome shotgun sequence genomic region:
- the LOC134492497 gene encoding 3 beta-hydroxysteroid dehydrogenase/Delta 5-->4-isomerase-like, whose product MSLAGIRCLVTGAGGFLGQRIVCQLLAEDESLAEVRVLDKTISTEALQDFGKAKNNTLLTVRQGDIRDVALLQTAVQGVSLVIHAASIIDTRGLIDQQTLWDVNVRGTQLLLETCLRNDVQYFIYTSSLEVAGPNNRGDPIYDGDENTVYQMTQGPPYAETKKEAEKCVLELDSLPLKGGKNFVTCALRSMYIYGEGSPFLLCHLDESILNNKVFLRLSRKEALVNPVYVGNIAWAHIQVAKAMRDPTKVKQVRGGFYYISDDTPHASYSDFNYELTKELGFGVEPKPVMPIIFFYYYALFLEIVSFLLKPFFRYVPRINRSLVLLLNTPFSFSYRKAQRDFNYTPQYSWEEAKQHTCQWITEITPLRAAYLKSKTT is encoded by the exons ATGTCCTTGGCAGGAATAAGGTGCCTGGTGACTGGCGCTGGTGGATTCCTGGGCCAAAGGATTGTTTGCCAGCTGCTGGCAGAAGATGAGAGTTTGGCTGAAGTCAGAGTCTTGGACAAAACGATCAGCACTGAAGCACTCCAGGATTTTGGAA AAGCAAAGAATAACACTCTCTTGACAGTCAGACAAGGGGATATCCGGGATGTGGCACTTCTTCAAACAGCGGTCCAAGGGGTCTCCCTGGTCATCCATGCAGCTTCCATCATTGACACCAGAGGGCTCATTGATCAACAGACCCTGTGGGATGTCAATGTCAGGG GTACACAGCTGCTGCTGGAGACCTGCCTCCGCAATGATgtccagtattttatttataccaGCAGTCTTGAGGTGGCAGGTCCAAACAACAGAGGAGATCCCAtctatgatggtgatgaaaacaCCGTGTATCAGATGACCCAAGGACCACCCTATGCTGAAACTAAAAAAGAGGCTGAGAAATGTGTGCTGGAGTTGGATAGCTTGCCACTAAAGGGGGGCAAAAATTTTGTGACGTGTGCTTTGAGGTCCATGTACATCTATGGAGAAGGCAGTCCTTTCCTTCTGTGTCACCTCGATGAAAGCATCTTAAACAACAAGGTATTTTTGAGGCTGTCTAGGAAAGAGGCACTTGTAAATCCTGTCTATGTGGGAAATATTGCTTGGGCTCATATTCAAGTGGCTAAAGCCATGAGAGACCCAACAAAAGTAAAGCAGGTCCGAGGGGGGTTCTACTACATCTCAGACGATACTCCCCACGCAAGCTATTCAGACTTCAATTATGAGCTGACTAAGGAGTTAGGGTTTGGCGTTGAACCCAAACCTGTGATGCCCATCATATTTTTCTATTACTATGCTCTGTTCCTGGAGATTGTGAGCTTCTTGCTCAAGCCTTTCTTCAGATATGTTCCTCGTATCAATCGTTCCCTTGTACTGTTGCTCAACACCCCATTCAGTTTTTCTTACAGGAAAGCACAAAGGGACTTTAACTATACTCCTCAATACTCATGGGAAGAAGCCAAGCAGCATACATGCCAATGGATTACTGAGATAACCCCACTGAGGGCAGCATACTTGAAAAGCAAGACCACCTAA